The Borreliella spielmanii genome includes the window ATTTTCATAACTCGAATTGGCACTGTAAAGGAATTTAAACAGCAAACTCAAGAGGCTGTAGTTATAATACCAGAATTTGAAGACTTAGAAATTCACACAAAAAATATATCTAATATCAATTTTGAACTATCAAAAGGCGATACTGTTTTACTGCTTCAATCAAGCATTAATATTTTTGA containing:
- a CDS encoding DUF777 family protein; amino-acid sequence: MDFDHIIYKMNKRIYGNTLTQEDVKNWIYSNIFITRIGTVKEFKQQTQEAVVIIPEFEDLEIHTKNISNINFELSKGDTVLLLQSSINIF